The Streptomyces sp. NBC_01268 genome window below encodes:
- a CDS encoding DUF4190 domain-containing protein, whose amino-acid sequence MTMPTHSPDQQPWGAPGMQPPVQPRNGLGTSALVLGIVGLLFAIIPFLFWLGGILGLLALIFGIVGASRAGKGLATNKGMAVTGLVLGALSILVSIIWTVVIATAVKDVADEIEKSGGLPTATSSAKPGAGSTAEPSADATPGALKFGETFAYEDGLKVTVSKPRAHKPDAFAAGYTKGNKAFQVTITIVNGGKEAVDVTAALPNASDANGAAAEMVFDGSNATKPFEGKVLPGKQAKADFTFAMAPDAAGELQVEIAPTVLDHESAVWTGSTK is encoded by the coding sequence ATGACCATGCCCACCCACTCCCCCGACCAGCAGCCCTGGGGCGCGCCGGGGATGCAGCCCCCGGTCCAGCCCCGCAACGGGCTCGGCACCTCGGCACTGGTGCTCGGCATCGTGGGCCTGCTCTTCGCGATCATCCCCTTCCTCTTCTGGCTGGGCGGGATCCTGGGCCTGCTGGCCCTGATCTTCGGCATCGTCGGCGCCTCGCGGGCCGGCAAGGGTCTGGCGACGAACAAGGGCATGGCCGTGACCGGCCTGGTCCTGGGCGCCCTCTCGATCCTCGTCTCGATCATCTGGACCGTCGTCATCGCCACGGCGGTCAAGGACGTCGCCGACGAGATCGAGAAGTCGGGCGGCCTGCCGACCGCCACGTCCTCCGCCAAGCCGGGCGCGGGCAGCACCGCCGAGCCCTCGGCCGACGCGACCCCCGGGGCGCTGAAGTTCGGCGAGACCTTCGCCTACGAGGACGGCCTCAAGGTCACCGTCTCCAAGCCGCGCGCCCACAAGCCCGACGCCTTCGCCGCCGGGTACACCAAGGGCAACAAGGCCTTCCAGGTGACCATCACCATCGTCAACGGCGGCAAGGAGGCGGTCGACGTCACCGCCGCCCTGCCGAACGCCAGCGACGCCAACGGCGCCGCGGCCGAGATGGTCTTCGACGGCAGCAACGCCACCAAGCCCTTCGAGGGCAAGGTGCTCCCCGGCAAGCAGGCCAAGGCCGACTTCACCTTCGCCATGGCGCCCGACGCCGCCGGCGAGCTCCAGGTGGAGATCGCCCCGACCGTCCTGGACCACGAGTCCGCGGTCTGGACCGGCTCGACCAAGTAG
- a CDS encoding NAD+ synthase, with protein sequence MPQLRLALNQIDSTVGDLAGNAEAVVQWTRHAAEQGAHLVAFPEMVLTGYPVEDLALRPSFVEASRAALRALGRRLADEGLGELPVVVGYLDRSERDRPRLGRPAGSPENAAAVLHRGEVVLRFAKHHLPNYGVFDEYRYFVQGDTLPVLRVHGVDVALAICEDLWQDGGRVPAARTARAGLLLSVNASPYERNKDDTRLELVRTRAREAGCTTAYLATTGGQDELVFDGDSIVVDASGEVIARAPQFAEGSVILDLDLPAAVPDAPEGTVDDGLRIDRVVLSEEPLPPYEPEVTGGYAERLDDDEEVYSALVVGLRAYVAKNGFRSVLVGLSGGIDSALVAALACDAVGAANVHGVSMPSKYSSDHSRGDAAELARRTGLDFRTVSIEPMFDAYMGSLGLTGLAEENLQSRLRGTLLMALSNQEGHLVLAPGNKSELAVGYSTLYGDSVGAYGPIKDVYKSDVFRLARWRNRAAEERGQLPPIPESSISKPPSAELRPDQVDTDSLPDYGVLDRILELYVDRDRGKDEIVAAGFDEELVTRTLRMVDTAEYKRRQYPPGTKISAKGFGKDRRLPITNRWRETPS encoded by the coding sequence GTGCCTCAACTACGCCTCGCTCTGAATCAGATCGACTCGACGGTCGGCGACCTCGCCGGCAACGCCGAGGCCGTCGTCCAGTGGACCCGGCACGCCGCCGAGCAGGGAGCGCACCTCGTCGCGTTCCCCGAGATGGTGCTGACCGGCTACCCCGTCGAGGACCTGGCGCTGCGCCCCTCGTTCGTCGAGGCCTCCCGGGCCGCCCTGCGGGCGCTCGGGCGGCGCCTCGCGGACGAGGGCCTCGGCGAGCTGCCGGTCGTCGTCGGCTACCTCGACCGGTCCGAGCGGGACCGGCCCCGGCTCGGCCGGCCCGCCGGCTCCCCGGAGAACGCCGCCGCCGTGCTGCACCGGGGCGAGGTGGTGCTGCGCTTCGCCAAGCACCACCTGCCCAACTACGGCGTCTTCGACGAGTACCGCTACTTCGTCCAAGGCGACACCCTGCCCGTCCTGCGCGTCCACGGCGTCGACGTGGCCCTGGCGATCTGCGAGGACCTGTGGCAGGACGGCGGCCGGGTCCCGGCGGCCCGCACCGCGCGGGCCGGGCTGCTGCTCTCGGTCAACGCCTCCCCGTACGAGCGGAACAAGGACGACACCCGGCTCGAACTGGTCCGCACCCGGGCCCGGGAGGCCGGCTGCACCACCGCGTACCTGGCGACCACCGGCGGCCAGGACGAGCTGGTCTTCGACGGCGACTCGATCGTCGTCGACGCCTCGGGCGAGGTGATCGCGCGCGCCCCGCAGTTCGCCGAGGGCAGCGTGATCCTGGACCTGGACCTCCCGGCGGCCGTGCCGGACGCCCCCGAAGGGACCGTCGACGACGGGCTGCGGATCGACCGGGTGGTGCTCTCCGAGGAGCCGCTGCCCCCGTACGAGCCGGAGGTCACCGGCGGTTACGCGGAGCGGCTCGACGACGACGAGGAGGTCTACTCCGCGCTGGTCGTCGGCCTGCGGGCGTACGTCGCCAAGAACGGCTTCCGGTCGGTCCTGGTCGGCCTGTCCGGCGGCATCGACTCCGCCCTGGTCGCCGCGCTCGCCTGCGACGCGGTCGGCGCGGCCAACGTGCACGGCGTGTCCATGCCCTCGAAGTACTCCTCGGACCACTCGCGCGGGGACGCCGCCGAACTGGCCCGCCGCACCGGCCTGGACTTCCGCACCGTCTCCATCGAGCCGATGTTCGACGCCTACATGGGCTCCCTCGGCCTGACCGGCCTCGCCGAGGAGAACCTGCAGTCCCGGCTGCGCGGCACGCTGCTCATGGCGCTCTCCAACCAGGAGGGCCACCTCGTCCTCGCACCGGGCAACAAGTCCGAGCTGGCGGTGGGCTACTCGACCCTGTACGGCGACTCCGTCGGCGCGTACGGCCCGATCAAGGACGTCTACAAGTCGGACGTCTTCCGGCTGGCCCGCTGGCGCAACCGGGCCGCCGAGGAGCGCGGCCAGCTGCCGCCGATCCCGGAGAGCTCGATCAGCAAGCCGCCGAGCGCCGAGCTCCGCCCGGACCAGGTCGACACCGACTCGCTGCCCGACTACGGGGTCCTGGACCGGATCCTGGAGCTGTACGTCGACCGCGACCGGGGCAAGGACGAGATCGTCGCGGCCGGCTTCGACGAGGAGCTGGTGACCCGCACGCTGCGGATGGTGGACACGGCGGAGTACAAGCGCCGCCAGTACCCTCCGGGCACCAAGATCTCCGCGAAGGGCTTCGGCAAGGACCGCCGCCTGCCCATCACCAACCGCTGGCGGGAGACCCCTTCCTGA
- a CDS encoding endonuclease/exonuclease/phosphatase family protein, producing the protein MTRVDMTETENGGAPHDKGPASRLADRLRALRGDRGIWRRGILLALCAVLLTLLMVFHSDIPNRIGNLGSLTETFLPWLGLFVPVLLVLALLRRSATALIALLLPAVVWVNLFGGLIVDKSEPGEGLTVVSHNVNADNPDPEGTARQIAASGADVIALEELKGDVVPAYERGLADTYRYHSVQGTVGLWSKYPLRDPRPVDIRMGWTRAMRATVAAPAGDVAVYVAHLPSVRVKLNAGFTANQRDDSANALGEAISHDPHQRIVLLGDLNGTMNDRSLNAVTSQLRSTQGAAGDGFGFSWPASFPMARIDQIMVKGVEPLSSWTLPETKSDHLPVAARVTF; encoded by the coding sequence ATGACGCGGGTGGACATGACGGAGACCGAGAACGGCGGCGCGCCGCACGACAAGGGCCCCGCCTCCCGGCTCGCGGACCGCCTGCGGGCCCTGCGCGGCGACCGCGGGATCTGGCGGCGCGGCATCCTCCTCGCCCTGTGCGCGGTGCTGTTGACGCTCCTGATGGTGTTCCACTCCGACATCCCCAACCGGATCGGCAACCTCGGCAGCCTGACCGAGACCTTCCTGCCCTGGCTCGGCCTCTTCGTGCCGGTGCTCCTCGTCCTCGCCCTGCTGCGCCGCTCCGCGACCGCGCTGATCGCCCTGCTGCTGCCGGCCGTGGTCTGGGTCAACCTCTTCGGCGGCCTGATCGTCGACAAGTCCGAGCCCGGCGAGGGCCTCACCGTGGTGAGCCACAACGTGAACGCCGACAACCCCGACCCGGAGGGCACGGCCCGTCAGATCGCGGCCTCCGGCGCGGACGTGATCGCCCTGGAGGAGCTGAAGGGCGACGTGGTGCCCGCCTACGAGCGGGGCCTGGCCGACACGTACCGGTACCACTCGGTGCAGGGCACGGTCGGCCTGTGGAGCAAGTACCCGCTGCGCGACCCGCGGCCGGTCGACATCCGGATGGGCTGGACCCGCGCCATGCGCGCCACCGTCGCCGCCCCCGCCGGGGACGTGGCCGTCTACGTGGCCCACCTCCCCTCCGTACGGGTCAAGCTGAACGCCGGCTTCACCGCCAACCAGCGCGACGACAGCGCCAACGCCCTCGGCGAGGCCATCTCGCACGACCCGCACCAGCGGATCGTGCTGCTCGGCGACCTCAACGGCACCATGAACGACCGCTCGCTCAACGCGGTGACCTCGCAGCTGCGTTCCACGCAGGGCGCGGCCGGCGACGGCTTCGGCTTCAGCTGGCCGGCGTCCTTCCCGATGGCCCGCATCGACCAGATCATGGTGAAGGGCGTGGAGCCGCTCTCCTCCTGGACGCTGCCGGAGACGAAGAGCGACCACCTGCCGGTCGCGGCCCGCGTGACGTTCTGA
- a CDS encoding MFS transporter has protein sequence MSQPSPDLTLPRIPEAVHRRRWAILGVLMLSLLIVVLDNSILNVAVKTIASPAPTGIGATQSELEWSINSYTLVFAGLLFTSGLLGDRLGRKKVLLFGITVFGIASALAALSGSPGELIAYRALMGLGAAFVMPATLAVLMNVFERDEQPKAIGIWAGSVGLAIAVGPITGGILLEHFWWGSIFLVNVPVVLLALVLMAWLVPDSKDPKPGRIDLPGVLLSVLGLVLLVYGIIRGGELASVTDVTVLVPALAGIAVLTGFVLYEKRADHPALDISYFRKPAFSAAVAAIALVFFALLGVTFFSAFYLQSVRGYSALQSGLLILPLAVAQVLFSPRARLVVERFGAKAVCTAGMLAVAVGLGAFAFFDADTPVWVLEVVFFVQGAGMAHIMPPVTVAVMQALPREKAGSGSAINNTFRQVGGALGVAVLGSVLSSTYRGGIEDHLGAVPPGLRDAAGESLEATLAVAEKLGPAGRGLVAPAYDAFLDAMHVTAIGSAAVALLGAVVVALFLPGRTPAPPAARSSVPGDRAEAGESVTR, from the coding sequence ATGTCTCAGCCGTCCCCTGACCTCACCCTGCCTCGGATACCCGAGGCCGTGCACCGCCGCCGCTGGGCGATCCTCGGCGTCCTGATGCTCAGCCTGCTGATCGTCGTGCTCGACAACTCGATCCTGAACGTCGCCGTCAAGACGATCGCGAGCCCCGCGCCCACCGGCATCGGCGCCACCCAGAGCGAGCTGGAGTGGTCGATCAACTCCTACACGCTCGTCTTCGCCGGGCTCCTCTTCACCTCCGGACTCCTCGGGGACCGCCTGGGCCGCAAGAAGGTGCTCCTCTTCGGCATCACCGTCTTCGGCATCGCCTCCGCGCTCGCCGCGCTCTCCGGCTCCCCGGGCGAGCTCATCGCCTACCGGGCCCTCATGGGCCTCGGCGCCGCCTTCGTCATGCCGGCCACCCTCGCCGTCCTGATGAACGTCTTCGAACGCGACGAACAGCCCAAGGCCATCGGCATCTGGGCCGGCAGCGTCGGCCTCGCGATCGCCGTCGGCCCCATCACCGGCGGCATCCTCCTGGAGCACTTCTGGTGGGGCTCGATCTTCCTGGTCAACGTGCCCGTCGTGCTGCTCGCGCTCGTCCTCATGGCGTGGCTCGTGCCCGACTCCAAGGACCCGAAGCCCGGCCGGATCGACCTGCCCGGCGTGCTGCTCTCCGTCCTCGGCCTGGTCCTGCTGGTGTACGGCATCATCCGCGGCGGCGAGCTGGCGAGCGTCACCGACGTCACCGTCCTCGTGCCCGCGCTGGCCGGCATCGCGGTCCTCACCGGGTTCGTGCTGTACGAGAAGCGCGCCGACCACCCGGCGCTCGACATCTCGTACTTCCGCAAGCCCGCGTTCTCGGCCGCCGTCGCCGCCATCGCGCTGGTCTTCTTCGCCCTGCTCGGCGTGACCTTCTTCTCCGCCTTCTACCTGCAGAGCGTCCGCGGCTACAGCGCCCTGCAGTCGGGCCTGCTGATCCTGCCGCTGGCCGTCGCCCAGGTGCTGTTCTCGCCGCGGGCCCGGCTGGTCGTCGAGCGCTTCGGCGCGAAGGCCGTGTGCACGGCCGGCATGCTCGCCGTCGCCGTCGGCCTGGGCGCGTTCGCCTTCTTCGACGCCGACACCCCGGTCTGGGTCCTCGAAGTCGTCTTCTTCGTCCAGGGCGCCGGCATGGCGCACATCATGCCGCCGGTCACCGTCGCCGTGATGCAGGCGCTGCCCCGCGAGAAGGCCGGCTCCGGCTCGGCGATCAACAACACCTTCCGCCAGGTCGGCGGGGCGCTCGGCGTGGCCGTGCTCGGCTCCGTCCTGTCCTCCACCTACCGCGGCGGCATCGAGGACCACCTCGGCGCGGTCCCGCCCGGGCTGCGCGACGCGGCCGGCGAGTCCCTGGAGGCCACCCTGGCCGTCGCCGAGAAGCTGGGCCCGGCCGGGCGCGGCCTGGTCGCCCCCGCGTACGACGCCTTCCTCGACGCCATGCACGTCACCGCCATCGGCTCCGCCGCCGTCGCCCTCCTGGGCGCCGTCGTCGTGGCCCTCTTCCTCCCCGGCCGCACCCCGGCGCCCCCCGCGGCGCGCTCCTCCGTTCCCGGTGACCGAGCAGAGGCGGGAGAATCGGTGACGAGGTAG
- the panB gene encoding 3-methyl-2-oxobutanoate hydroxymethyltransferase produces MTLQAAQKPPADSSKALYGGKGTRRITVHDIAAAKTRGEKWPMLTAYDAMTASVFDEAGIPVVLVGDSMGNCHLGYDTTVPVTMDEMTLLSAAVVRGTRRALVVGDLPFGSYQEGPVQALRNATRLVKDAGVGAVKLEGGERSLPQTELLVQAGIPVMSHLGLTPQSVNTMGYRVQGRSDEAAHRLLSDAKAAQDAGAFAVVLELVPAELAAEVTRSLHIPTIGIGAGPDTDAQVLVWTDMAGLTGGKVPRFTKQYANLRETLGDAARAFAQDVTGGAFPAEEHSFH; encoded by the coding sequence ATGACGCTTCAGGCTGCCCAGAAACCGCCCGCCGACAGCAGCAAGGCGCTGTACGGAGGGAAGGGCACCCGCCGCATCACCGTCCACGACATCGCCGCCGCCAAGACCCGCGGCGAGAAGTGGCCCATGCTCACCGCCTACGACGCCATGACCGCGTCCGTCTTCGACGAGGCCGGCATCCCGGTGGTCCTCGTCGGCGACTCGATGGGCAACTGTCACCTCGGCTACGACACCACCGTGCCCGTCACGATGGACGAGATGACGCTGCTCTCCGCCGCCGTCGTACGGGGCACCCGGCGCGCCCTCGTCGTCGGCGACCTGCCCTTCGGCTCGTACCAGGAGGGTCCGGTCCAGGCCCTGCGCAACGCCACCCGGCTGGTCAAGGACGCGGGGGTCGGCGCGGTCAAGCTGGAGGGCGGCGAGCGCTCCCTCCCCCAGACCGAGCTGCTCGTCCAGGCCGGCATCCCCGTCATGTCCCACCTGGGCCTCACCCCCCAGTCCGTGAACACCATGGGCTACCGGGTGCAGGGCCGCTCCGACGAGGCCGCCCACCGGCTGCTCAGCGACGCCAAGGCGGCGCAGGACGCGGGCGCCTTCGCCGTGGTCCTGGAGCTCGTCCCGGCCGAGCTGGCCGCCGAGGTCACCCGCTCGCTGCACATCCCGACGATCGGCATCGGCGCCGGCCCCGACACGGACGCTCAGGTCCTCGTCTGGACCGACATGGCCGGTCTGACCGGAGGCAAGGTGCCGCGCTTCACCAAGCAGTACGCCAACCTGCGCGAGACGCTCGGCGACGCCGCGCGCGCCTTCGCCCAGGACGTCACCGGCGGGGCGTTCCCCGCCGAGGAGCACAGCTTCCACTAG
- a CDS encoding ATP-binding cassette domain-containing protein encodes MTRSHTNAVEVRGLVKHFGETKALDGVDLDVREGTVLGVLGPNGAGKTTLVRCLSTLLAPDAGTAFVAGYDVVRQPRQLRRTIGLTGQYASVDEKLSGRENLYMIGRLLDLPRKDARARADELLERFSLTEAAKRPAMNYSGGMRRRLDLAASMIGRPAVLYLDEPTTGLDPRTRNEVWDEVQRMVAEGATVLLTTQYMEEAEQLASELTVIDRGRVIARGGVDELKARVGGRTLQVRPADPADLSAMAAALRETGLDGIAGATVVPDEGVLYVPILSDEQLTAVVGLFGARGFGIAHIGTHLPSLDEVFLAITGEKTSATDAAHDALDQEVAA; translated from the coding sequence ATGACGCGATCACACACCAACGCCGTCGAGGTCCGGGGCCTCGTGAAGCACTTCGGCGAGACGAAGGCCCTCGACGGGGTCGACCTGGACGTCCGCGAGGGCACCGTCCTCGGGGTCCTCGGCCCCAACGGCGCCGGCAAGACCACCCTCGTCCGCTGCCTGTCCACCCTCCTCGCCCCGGACGCCGGCACCGCCTTCGTCGCCGGCTACGACGTGGTGCGCCAGCCCCGCCAGCTGCGCCGCACCATCGGCCTCACCGGCCAGTACGCCTCGGTCGACGAGAAGCTGTCCGGCCGGGAGAACCTCTACATGATCGGGCGGCTGCTCGACCTCCCGCGCAAGGACGCCCGCGCGCGGGCCGACGAGCTCCTGGAGCGCTTCTCCCTCACCGAGGCCGCCAAGCGCCCCGCGATGAACTACTCCGGCGGCATGCGGCGCCGCCTCGACCTGGCCGCCTCGATGATCGGCCGGCCGGCCGTGCTCTACCTGGACGAGCCGACCACCGGCCTCGACCCCCGCACCCGCAACGAGGTGTGGGACGAGGTCCAGCGGATGGTCGCCGAGGGCGCCACCGTCCTGCTCACCACGCAGTACATGGAGGAGGCGGAGCAGCTCGCCAGCGAGCTGACCGTCATCGACCGCGGCCGGGTCATCGCCCGGGGCGGCGTCGACGAGCTGAAGGCGCGGGTCGGCGGCCGCACCCTCCAGGTCCGCCCGGCCGATCCGGCCGACCTCTCCGCGATGGCGGCGGCGCTCCGCGAGACGGGCCTCGACGGCATCGCGGGCGCGACCGTGGTGCCCGACGAGGGCGTGCTGTACGTGCCGATCCTCAGCGACGAGCAGCTGACCGCCGTCGTGGGCCTGTTCGGTGCCCGCGGCTTCGGCATCGCCCACATCGGCACCCACCTGCCGAGCCTCGACGAGGTGTTCCTCGCCATCACGGGGGAGAAGACCTCCGCCACCGACGCCGCCCACGACGCGCTCGACCAGGAGGTCGCCGCATGA
- a CDS encoding ABC transporter permease, whose product MSTTTLPQSPVDTPGPTPARQASGDADGRIGLRANLRHIGALVRRNALQIKQDPESMFDAVLMPIIFVLLFVYVFGGAIAGKGNNDQYVNYVVPGLMAMMGMNIAMGVGTGINDDFKKGVMDRFRTMPIARSSVLIAKIVVELGRMLIATAILLGMGFLLGLQIHTSVLHLFAAIGLSAVFGAALMWIFILLGLTMKTAQAVQGMAMLVLMPLQFGSSIFAKPTTMPGWLQTFTDYNPLSNLADAARGLINGGPVAHSVWMTLAWAAGLTVVMAPLAVAKFRKKT is encoded by the coding sequence ATGAGCACCACCACCCTGCCCCAGTCCCCGGTGGACACCCCCGGCCCCACGCCCGCCCGGCAGGCGTCCGGCGACGCCGACGGCCGCATCGGCCTGCGGGCCAACCTGCGCCACATCGGCGCCCTGGTCCGGCGCAACGCGCTCCAGATCAAGCAGGACCCGGAGTCGATGTTCGACGCCGTCCTGATGCCGATCATCTTCGTGCTGCTCTTCGTGTACGTCTTCGGCGGCGCGATCGCCGGCAAGGGCAACAACGACCAGTACGTGAACTACGTCGTGCCCGGCCTGATGGCCATGATGGGCATGAACATCGCGATGGGCGTCGGCACCGGCATCAACGACGACTTCAAGAAGGGCGTCATGGACCGGTTCCGGACCATGCCGATCGCCCGCTCCTCGGTGCTCATCGCGAAGATAGTCGTCGAGCTCGGCCGCATGCTGATCGCCACCGCGATCCTGCTGGGCATGGGCTTCCTGCTCGGCCTGCAGATCCACACCTCGGTGCTCCACCTGTTCGCCGCGATCGGCCTGTCCGCGGTCTTCGGCGCCGCCCTGATGTGGATCTTCATCCTGCTCGGTCTCACCATGAAGACGGCCCAGGCCGTCCAGGGGATGGCGATGCTCGTGCTGATGCCGCTGCAGTTCGGGTCCTCGATCTTCGCCAAGCCGACCACGATGCCCGGCTGGCTGCAGACCTTCACCGACTACAACCCGCTGTCCAACCTCGCCGACGCCGCCCGCGGCCTGATCAACGGCGGCCCCGTCGCCCACTCGGTGTGGATGACGCTCGCCTGGGCGGCCGGCCTCACCGTGGTCATGGCGCCGCTCGCGGTCGCCAAGTTCCGCAAGAAGACCTGA